Proteins from a single region of Haloplanus sp. GDY1:
- a CDS encoding 4Fe-4S dicluster domain-containing protein: MAAQEGVVTRPTFWGIGHAGELAFYGLSAVAILVFAYGVYRRIERITAGQADPVDRLDDLPDRIVASMRVVLSNRTLFDRDAVGGLMHAFIMWGFLTLLIGTTILAIDMDVWTKLLGQPSFFVGDFYLSYSLVMDAMGLLFVVGVGVALYRRYAARKWRLRGNHTGLEDDLFVWTLFLLGVGGYLTEGVRILGTGFPAFETVSFVGWFVADVLAAAGMSEATAEAVYPVVWWSHSLLALAFVAAIPYGKPFHMLASYANVVTRDEKAGVRLPGIPADLDADTGAETVGDFTWKELLDQDACTNCGRCSAACPAESVGRPLDPREVILDLKRYRDERDAGEAEDVDIVADGGTSVVDAATMESCMGCMACMDACPVEIEHLSSFTRLNRQLTDQGDVDPNVQDTFDNVMRKGNTFGDPADERADWTDDLDFEVADAREADVEYLWYVGDYPSYDERNKKVARSLATLLERADVEYGILFEDEKYDGNDIRRLGEEFLYVDLAGHHVEQFEAVDPEAIVCTDPHSYNTFENEYPEVDFAEFADDPLMGFDYDGEWNADGEVAVLHWTQAVEELVADGRLDLTGDELDYTVTYHDPCHLGRYNDEYEAPRELIRATGATLAEMPRNRADSFCCGGGGGGLWMDLEEETKPSEERMREALEDTDGDVEKFVVACPMCMTMYEDGRKTGGYEDDIEIVDVAELLVEAVDAGGGETRAAGRVE; the protein is encoded by the coding sequence ATGGCTGCTCAGGAAGGAGTCGTGACCAGACCGACGTTCTGGGGTATCGGACACGCCGGGGAGCTAGCCTTCTACGGCCTCTCCGCCGTCGCGATCCTCGTCTTCGCGTACGGGGTCTACCGGCGGATCGAGCGGATCACGGCCGGGCAGGCGGACCCCGTCGACCGCCTCGACGACCTGCCGGATCGGATCGTCGCCTCGATGCGGGTCGTCCTCTCGAACCGGACGCTCTTCGACCGGGACGCGGTCGGGGGCCTCATGCACGCGTTCATCATGTGGGGCTTTCTCACCCTTTTGATCGGGACGACGATCCTCGCGATCGACATGGACGTCTGGACCAAGCTGTTGGGCCAGCCCTCCTTTTTCGTCGGCGACTTCTACCTCTCGTACTCGCTGGTGATGGACGCGATGGGGCTGCTGTTCGTCGTCGGCGTCGGCGTGGCGCTGTACCGCCGGTACGCCGCACGGAAGTGGCGCCTGCGGGGGAACCACACGGGGCTGGAGGACGACCTCTTCGTCTGGACGCTCTTCCTCCTCGGCGTCGGCGGCTATCTGACCGAGGGGGTCCGCATCCTCGGCACCGGCTTCCCCGCCTTCGAGACGGTGAGCTTCGTCGGCTGGTTCGTCGCCGACGTGCTGGCCGCAGCGGGGATGAGCGAGGCGACGGCCGAGGCCGTCTACCCGGTCGTCTGGTGGTCGCACTCGCTGCTCGCGCTCGCGTTCGTCGCCGCGATCCCGTACGGCAAGCCGTTCCACATGCTCGCGTCGTACGCCAACGTCGTCACGCGGGACGAGAAGGCCGGCGTCCGCCTCCCGGGGATTCCGGCCGACCTCGACGCCGACACCGGCGCCGAGACCGTCGGGGACTTCACCTGGAAGGAACTGCTCGATCAGGACGCCTGCACGAACTGCGGGCGCTGTTCCGCGGCCTGTCCCGCCGAATCCGTCGGTCGCCCGCTCGATCCGCGGGAGGTGATCCTCGACCTGAAACGGTATCGGGACGAACGGGACGCCGGCGAGGCCGAAGACGTCGACATCGTCGCCGACGGCGGGACGAGCGTCGTCGACGCCGCGACGATGGAGTCCTGTATGGGGTGTATGGCCTGTATGGACGCCTGTCCGGTGGAGATCGAGCACCTCAGCTCGTTCACGCGGCTGAATCGCCAGCTCACGGACCAGGGCGACGTCGACCCGAACGTCCAGGACACCTTCGACAACGTCATGCGGAAGGGCAACACCTTCGGCGATCCGGCCGACGAACGCGCCGACTGGACCGACGACCTCGACTTCGAGGTGGCGGACGCCCGCGAGGCAGACGTGGAGTATCTCTGGTACGTCGGCGACTACCCGAGCTACGACGAGCGAAACAAGAAGGTGGCCCGCTCGCTGGCGACGCTCCTCGAACGGGCCGACGTCGAGTACGGCATCCTCTTCGAGGACGAGAAGTACGACGGCAACGACATCCGCCGTCTCGGCGAGGAGTTCCTCTACGTCGACCTCGCCGGGCACCACGTCGAGCAGTTCGAGGCGGTCGATCCGGAGGCCATCGTCTGTACGGACCCACACTCCTACAACACGTTCGAAAACGAGTATCCGGAGGTGGACTTTGCCGAATTCGCCGACGATCCGCTGATGGGATTCGACTACGACGGCGAGTGGAACGCGGACGGCGAGGTGGCGGTCCTCCACTGGACCCAGGCGGTCGAGGAGCTGGTCGCGGACGGACGACTCGACCTCACCGGGGACGAACTCGACTACACGGTCACCTACCACGACCCCTGTCACCTCGGCCGCTACAACGACGAGTACGAGGCGCCGCGGGAACTCATCCGGGCGACGGGGGCGACGCTCGCGGAGATGCCCCGCAACCGGGCGGACTCGTTCTGCTGTGGGGGTGGCGGCGGTGGCCTCTGGATGGACCTCGAGGAGGAGACCAAGCCGAGCGAGGAGCGGATGCGCGAGGCCCTCGAGGACACCGACGGCGACGTCGAGAAGTTCGTCGTCGCCTGTCCGATGTGCATGACGATGTACGAGGACGGTCGCAAGACCGGCGGATACGAGGACGACATCGAAATCGTCGACGTCGCGGAGCTACTCGTCGAGGCCGTCGACGCCGGCGGCGGGGAGACACGGGCGGCCGGCCGAGTCGAGTAG